In the genome of Ancylomarina subtilis, one region contains:
- a CDS encoding pyruvate carboxylase subunit B — MIYDKHGVLQMTQLNFDNDRPKAENPIKINDVSLRDGHQSLFATRGRTEDMLPVAEMIDEAGYNAVETWGGATFDTMHRFLGEDPWERLRVLKKHMPKTPFSMLLRGQNVVGYRNYADDVVQAFVQRSIDNGMDIFRCFDALNDFRNFETAAKVIKDNKKHLQGVVCYTLNQPRLGGEVYNMEYYINKVKDLLSFGVDSICIKDMAGLIAPYDIYNLVREIKKFTDTPINLHTHFTSGMGDLAIFKAIEAGVDIVDTCIGPYAYRTSHPAVEPMIMSLLGTNRDSGMDINKINAIAEEMEKYIPKYKHLDNSPKYATTDINVLLHQTPGGMLSNLVNQLKAMDALDKLPEVYRLLPKVRKDLGNIPLVTPTSQIVGVQTVNNVLFDSYEGEYAQITKEVKDLCYGLYGKTTHPINPEVQKKALEGYPRGEEPITARPGSILEPEMEEVKTEFGNLAKDIDDEVLCALYPITGKRFLKWKYGLEEVPADVKAKTMAEVEKEQELIRKALSGELTSKGKGKGRELEVTVDGETFTVEINDPNGPAAPQFKGRKKKESAADEFATGSVVAPIPGMIVECKVKVGDEVKIGDTLVVLEAMKMMNNLDAKAEGTVKEIKCDSGDSVAKGDLLLVIEPKA, encoded by the coding sequence ATGATATACGATAAGCACGGGGTTTTACAAATGACCCAACTTAATTTTGACAATGATCGTCCAAAAGCTGAAAATCCAATTAAGATTAATGACGTAAGTTTACGTGATGGTCACCAGTCGCTTTTCGCTACTCGCGGTCGTACAGAAGATATGTTGCCTGTAGCAGAAATGATTGATGAAGCTGGATATAATGCGGTTGAAACATGGGGTGGTGCTACTTTTGATACGATGCACCGTTTCTTGGGAGAAGATCCATGGGAGCGTCTAAGAGTATTGAAAAAGCATATGCCTAAAACACCATTTTCAATGCTTCTTCGTGGGCAAAATGTGGTAGGATACCGTAATTATGCAGATGATGTGGTTCAGGCTTTTGTTCAGCGATCAATCGATAATGGTATGGATATCTTCCGTTGTTTTGACGCACTGAATGATTTCAGAAATTTCGAAACTGCGGCTAAAGTTATTAAAGATAACAAGAAGCACTTACAAGGTGTTGTATGCTATACGTTGAACCAACCTCGTTTGGGTGGTGAAGTATACAATATGGAATACTATATCAACAAGGTAAAAGATCTTTTAAGCTTTGGTGTAGATTCTATCTGTATTAAGGATATGGCTGGCTTGATCGCTCCTTATGATATTTATAATTTGGTGCGCGAAATCAAGAAATTTACAGATACCCCAATTAACTTGCATACTCACTTTACTTCAGGTATGGGTGACTTGGCAATTTTCAAAGCGATTGAAGCAGGTGTGGATATTGTTGATACTTGTATCGGACCTTATGCTTACCGTACTTCTCATCCTGCTGTTGAGCCAATGATTATGTCGCTATTGGGAACAAACCGTGACTCAGGAATGGACATTAATAAGATTAATGCGATTGCTGAAGAAATGGAGAAATACATTCCTAAATACAAGCACTTAGATAATAGCCCTAAGTACGCTACGACGGATATCAATGTGTTATTGCACCAGACTCCGGGTGGAATGCTTTCTAACTTAGTAAATCAGTTGAAAGCTATGGATGCACTGGATAAGTTACCAGAAGTATATCGTTTACTTCCAAAAGTTCGTAAAGATCTAGGTAATATTCCGTTGGTTACGCCTACATCTCAAATTGTTGGTGTACAAACAGTAAACAATGTATTATTCGACTCTTATGAAGGAGAATATGCACAAATTACCAAAGAGGTAAAAGACCTTTGTTACGGATTGTATGGTAAAACGACTCATCCAATTAATCCTGAGGTTCAAAAGAAAGCTCTTGAAGGTTATCCTCGAGGAGAAGAGCCTATTACAGCTCGTCCAGGATCTATTCTTGAGCCAGAGATGGAAGAGGTTAAAACTGAATTCGGAAATCTTGCTAAAGATATTGATGACGAAGTTTTATGCGCACTTTATCCTATCACAGGAAAACGTTTCTTGAAATGGAAATATGGTTTGGAAGAAGTACCAGCTGATGTCAAAGCAAAAACTATGGCAGAAGTTGAGAAAGAGCAAGAGTTAATCAGAAAAGCCCTTTCTGGCGAACTGACTTCTAAAGGAAAAGGTAAGGGACGTGAGCTTGAAGTTACTGTTGATGGCGAAACCTTTACTGTAGAAATCAATGATCCTAACGGTCCAGCTGCACCTCAATTTAAAGGTCGTAAGAAAAAGGAATCTGCCGCTGACGAATTTGCCACAGGAAGTGTTGTTGCACCAATTCCAGGTATGATTGTGGAGTGCAAAGTGAAAGTTGGTGATGAAGTAAAAATTGGAGATACACTAGTGGTACTTGAAGCGATGAAGATGATGAATAATCTTGATGCTAAAGCCGAAGGTACTGTAAAAGAGATTAAATGTGATTCTGGTGATTCTGTTGCTAAAGGCGATTTGCTTTTAGTAATTGAGCCAAAGGCCTAA
- a CDS encoding acyl-CoA carboxylase subunit beta — MKVSEKLDLLKKKREEVKKMGGEARVAKQHEKGKLSARERIDLLFDEGSFRELDMFVEHRCTNFGFETTEIPADGVIIGHGLVNGRTVFAYSQDFTSRGGSLGEMHAAKICKVMDLAVSAGAPIVGLNDSGGARVEEGVDALKGYGEVFMRNSRASGVIPQISAIMGPCAGGAVYSPAMTDFVYMVKKQSHMFITSPYVIKTVTGEETTFEELGGAMAHNAKSGNAHFACDTDEETIEAIRDLLSYLPNNNLEETPQLQMGDDPERVCDELDTMIPDDPKTPYDMKAVIESVLDQGEFYEVHEYYAENAIIGFGRLDNRSVGIIANQPLIQAGCLDIDASDKISRFVRTCDAFNIPMITFVDVPGYLPGVQQELGGIIRHGAKLLWSYAEATVPKFTVVTRKDYGGAYLAMCSKPLGADMVFAWPTAEIAVMGAKGAVEVISTYKKEIAAADDKQAKTDEKIKEYEEAFNVPYLAAQRGYIDDVILPSETRARLIDALRAMHTKAEVLPAKKHGNIPL; from the coding sequence ATGAAGGTATCTGAAAAGTTAGATCTCTTAAAGAAAAAAAGAGAAGAAGTTAAAAAGATGGGCGGAGAAGCTCGTGTTGCCAAGCAACATGAAAAAGGTAAGCTTTCCGCACGTGAGAGAATAGACTTGCTTTTTGATGAAGGAAGTTTTAGAGAGTTGGATATGTTTGTGGAACACCGTTGTACGAACTTTGGCTTTGAAACAACAGAAATTCCTGCTGATGGCGTAATTATTGGTCATGGTTTAGTGAATGGACGAACAGTCTTTGCTTACTCTCAGGATTTTACTTCGCGTGGAGGATCTTTAGGTGAAATGCATGCTGCAAAAATCTGTAAAGTAATGGATTTGGCAGTAAGTGCCGGAGCGCCTATTGTTGGACTTAATGATTCTGGTGGAGCACGTGTAGAAGAGGGTGTTGATGCACTAAAAGGTTACGGTGAGGTATTTATGCGTAATTCGAGAGCTTCTGGTGTAATCCCACAGATTTCCGCTATTATGGGGCCTTGTGCCGGTGGTGCAGTTTATTCACCAGCTATGACAGACTTTGTTTACATGGTGAAGAAGCAGAGTCACATGTTTATTACTTCTCCTTATGTAATTAAAACAGTAACAGGTGAAGAGACGACTTTTGAAGAACTGGGTGGAGCTATGGCTCACAATGCCAAAAGTGGTAATGCACACTTTGCTTGTGATACCGACGAAGAAACAATCGAGGCTATTCGCGATCTTTTAAGTTATCTTCCTAATAATAACCTTGAGGAAACACCTCAATTGCAAATGGGTGACGATCCGGAGCGTGTTTGCGACGAACTGGATACGATGATTCCAGACGATCCAAAAACACCTTACGATATGAAGGCTGTTATTGAATCAGTCCTTGACCAGGGGGAATTCTACGAAGTACACGAGTACTATGCAGAAAATGCAATCATTGGTTTTGGTCGATTAGACAATCGTTCGGTAGGTATTATCGCAAATCAACCTTTAATTCAGGCAGGTTGTTTGGATATTGATGCCTCTGATAAAATTAGCCGTTTTGTTCGTACTTGTGATGCATTTAATATTCCAATGATCACATTTGTAGATGTTCCGGGATACCTTCCAGGCGTACAACAAGAGCTAGGTGGTATTATTCGCCACGGTGCAAAACTACTTTGGAGTTATGCAGAAGCTACTGTACCTAAATTTACTGTGGTAACACGTAAGGATTACGGTGGAGCTTATTTGGCAATGTGTTCTAAGCCATTGGGAGCTGATATGGTATTCGCTTGGCCAACTGCCGAAATTGCAGTAATGGGTGCTAAAGGTGCTGTAGAGGTTATTTCTACTTATAAAAAAGAAATTGCTGCTGCTGATGATAAGCAAGCTAAGACTGATGAGAAAATTAAGGAGTACGAAGAAGCATTTAACGTTCCTTATTTGGCAGCTCAGCGTGGCTATATTGATGATGTGATTCTTCCAAGTGAAACGCGTGCTCGATTGATTGATGCATTGAGAGCGATGCATACAAAAGCGGAGGTTTTACCAGCTAAGAAACACGGAAATATTCCATTGTAA
- the corA gene encoding magnesium/cobalt transporter CorA, which produces MKKNSSKKGMPPGSLVHVGQQNLSQASIQEIRFNADEFHFKEYKSNLERVKFNKDDSDFVTWINLKGVDVPALENIGLQFNIHNLVLEDILNTFLRPKFEVLDNYCFLSLKMVKAEKGPLSYASIPAHFVLGDKFVLSFIDSEDPIFDSAISRLKNQGRNIRLKGADYLMFVLADLVVDCYFELIEMGNDTLETLDDYVVQNMGHDIPGRIREYRRILLRARRSILPLKEVYDQIITRELDLIDKDNIKYYRDTEDHVMFVIDQLDFLRDNLNAINDSYQSMQDNQLNKIMKLLTLVSTIFIPLTFLAGIYGMNFSNMPELNYRYSYFYLLFIMLVVAVGMGIWFKKKKWM; this is translated from the coding sequence ATGAAAAAAAATTCCTCTAAAAAAGGAATGCCTCCCGGCTCTTTAGTTCATGTAGGGCAACAAAATCTAAGTCAAGCTTCCATTCAGGAAATTCGATTTAATGCCGATGAATTCCACTTTAAAGAATACAAAAGTAATTTGGAAAGGGTGAAATTCAATAAAGATGATTCTGATTTTGTGACATGGATCAATTTAAAGGGCGTTGATGTACCTGCTTTGGAAAATATAGGTCTTCAATTCAATATCCACAATCTGGTATTGGAAGATATTTTAAACACCTTTTTGAGACCCAAGTTTGAGGTGTTGGATAACTATTGTTTTCTCTCTCTTAAGATGGTTAAAGCTGAAAAAGGTCCCTTATCCTATGCTTCCATTCCTGCTCATTTTGTGTTGGGTGATAAGTTTGTTCTTTCATTTATCGATTCTGAAGATCCCATTTTTGATTCCGCGATATCACGACTTAAGAATCAAGGCCGAAATATTAGATTAAAAGGTGCCGATTATTTAATGTTTGTGCTTGCAGATTTGGTTGTTGACTGCTATTTTGAACTGATTGAAATGGGGAACGATACCCTCGAAACGCTTGATGATTATGTAGTTCAAAATATGGGACATGATATTCCCGGCCGGATAAGGGAATACAGACGCATTTTGCTTAGAGCACGTCGTAGTATCCTCCCTTTAAAAGAGGTGTATGACCAGATTATTACCCGGGAATTGGATCTGATTGATAAGGATAATATTAAATATTACAGAGATACGGAAGATCATGTAATGTTTGTAATTGATCAGTTGGATTTTTTAAGAGATAATTTAAATGCCATTAATGATTCCTATCAATCCATGCAGGATAATCAGCTGAATAAAATAATGAAGTTGCTGACCTTGGTATCTACCATATTTATTCCTCTAACTTTCTTAGCTGGTATTTACGGTATGAACTTTTCCAATATGCCGGAGCTGAATTACCGATATAGTTATTTCTACCTTCTATTTATCATGCTTGTAGTGGCAGTTGGAATGGGAATCTGGTTTAAGAAAAAGAAATGGATGTAA
- a CDS encoding mechanosensitive ion channel family protein: METLEIILKDLGLGYKLLFITCVAVAGFIASKLIRFFMTRVLKKSATKLNVDPTNYNFLKNAVSFLIFITVVIIIFYSIPELKSVGISLLASAGIFAAILGFASQQAFSNIISGIFIVIFKPFRVGDYIKIGDLNFGNVEDITLRHTVIRNPENRRVIIPNSVISSETILNSTISDPKICSFLEIGISYSSSIDLASLIMQEEAMSHPNFMDNRTEEEIKDNLHPVCVRVIQLADSSVVLRAYIWAENSGNAFVMKCDLFKSIKERFDREGVEIPFPHRTVYVKQNQ, encoded by the coding sequence ATGGAAACGCTTGAAATTATTCTAAAAGATCTTGGGCTCGGCTATAAGCTTTTGTTTATAACATGTGTTGCAGTAGCCGGATTTATTGCATCAAAACTGATTCGATTCTTTATGACCCGTGTTCTGAAGAAATCTGCCACCAAGCTAAACGTTGATCCAACCAATTATAATTTTCTAAAGAATGCGGTGAGTTTCTTAATCTTTATCACCGTTGTCATTATAATTTTCTACTCCATCCCTGAACTGAAAAGTGTAGGTATTAGCTTGCTGGCCAGTGCCGGTATTTTTGCTGCTATATTGGGTTTCGCATCACAACAAGCCTTCTCGAATATCATTAGTGGTATTTTTATCGTCATCTTTAAACCCTTTAGAGTAGGCGATTATATTAAGATTGGCGATTTAAACTTTGGGAATGTTGAAGACATCACCCTGCGTCATACGGTGATTCGCAATCCTGAAAACAGACGCGTTATTATCCCCAACTCAGTTATCAGTTCGGAAACCATCTTAAATTCGACAATATCAGATCCTAAAATCTGCTCGTTCCTCGAAATTGGAATCAGTTACTCCTCGTCCATAGATCTGGCAAGCCTCATCATGCAAGAGGAAGCAATGTCGCATCCAAATTTTATGGATAACCGAACCGAAGAAGAAATCAAAGATAACCTACATCCCGTTTGTGTGCGTGTCATTCAGCTTGCAGATTCCAGCGTGGTTCTTAGAGCCTATATTTGGGCGGAGAATTCTGGCAATGCCTTTGTGATGAAATGTGACCTGTTTAAATCAATTAAAGAACGATTTGACAGAGAAGGTGTTGAAATTCCATTCCCACACCGAACAGTCTACGTCAAACAAAACCAATAG
- the trhA gene encoding PAQR family membrane homeostasis protein TrhA has translation MMQKPSNKTYSPLEEKINIYSHAFGFLVSCIGCVALIRSAYLYGETQHLLSFAIFGLSMMILFAASTFYHRATDPIKRARLRIFDHASIYVLIAGTYTPFCLVTLPERTGLIAFAAVWLFALLGISIKLFFTGRFSLVSTLMYLFMGWMVVFIYKPLVGNLAEGGLYWLFAGGLAYTIGAILYSIKRIPLNHASFHVLVLMGCFCHYMSIYLYVI, from the coding sequence ATGATGCAAAAGCCCTCGAATAAAACCTACTCCCCACTCGAAGAAAAGATAAACATCTATTCGCATGCTTTCGGTTTTTTAGTTTCATGTATCGGTTGTGTTGCCTTAATCAGATCCGCTTATTTATATGGTGAAACGCAGCATCTGCTTAGCTTCGCAATTTTTGGACTGAGTATGATGATTCTTTTTGCCGCATCTACTTTTTATCATCGGGCGACAGATCCCATAAAAAGAGCGCGTTTGAGAATTTTCGACCATGCTTCTATTTATGTTCTGATTGCGGGAACTTATACGCCCTTTTGTTTGGTGACTTTACCTGAGAGAACAGGACTCATTGCTTTTGCAGCCGTTTGGCTGTTTGCTTTACTGGGCATTAGTATCAAGCTTTTTTTTACGGGGCGATTTTCTTTGGTCTCAACCCTGATGTATCTATTTATGGGGTGGATGGTCGTTTTCATATATAAGCCTCTTGTCGGAAATCTTGCCGAAGGCGGTTTGTATTGGCTTTTTGCCGGAGGTCTGGCTTACACTATTGGCGCCATTCTATATAGCATCAAACGAATTCCGCTCAATCATGCCAGTTTTCATGTTTTAGTGCTGATGGGTTGTTTTTGTCATTATATGAGTATTTATTTGTATGTGATTTAA
- a CDS encoding glycosyltransferase family 4 protein codes for MNILQIIPGSGGSFYCGNCLRDDKFHLAMKKQGHQVTKLPMYLPLFSDEHDLNEIPVFYGAISIYLKQLYPVFRHAPAWVDRLLNSGPMLKLAARMAGSTNAKGLEEMTVSMLMGEEGKQKEELNRMVRWMSEYLNPDVIHLSNALLLGLAPKLKQAFPKSILICSLQDEDVWVDAMKDSFRNKIWALMSTKAEYVDAFVAVSDFYASVSLEKMNISKEKLFTNHLGIDPEEYKYIAVDQKERNIGYISRMCEANGFDIIVEAFIQLKKDPAFDDVKLILTGGSTGEDKALIKQVRQKLKQADLTEQVVFHDDFDGAGRHEFFSKVRLISVPVRNGEAFGLYLLESMASGVPVVQPSLGAFPEIVGKSGGGVIYENNSPETLALALKDLLVADDQLQELSANARKGVEKEFNIYAQADKLIGIYKQFLENNKLSVQ; via the coding sequence ATGAATATATTACAAATCATACCCGGTTCTGGGGGGAGTTTTTATTGTGGTAACTGTTTACGCGACGATAAGTTTCATCTCGCCATGAAAAAGCAGGGGCACCAGGTGACCAAATTGCCCATGTACCTGCCTTTGTTTTCCGATGAACACGACCTTAATGAGATTCCTGTTTTTTATGGAGCTATTAGTATTTACCTAAAGCAATTGTATCCTGTTTTCAGACATGCTCCTGCCTGGGTTGATCGACTATTGAACTCGGGTCCCATGTTGAAGTTGGCTGCACGTATGGCCGGATCGACCAATGCCAAAGGATTGGAAGAAATGACCGTTTCCATGTTGATGGGCGAGGAAGGCAAGCAAAAAGAAGAATTGAACCGGATGGTCAGATGGATGTCGGAATATTTAAATCCCGATGTTATTCATTTGTCGAATGCTCTTTTGTTGGGCTTAGCGCCAAAACTGAAACAAGCATTTCCGAAGTCCATTCTCATCTGTTCCTTGCAAGACGAGGATGTTTGGGTTGATGCCATGAAAGACTCCTTTCGGAATAAAATTTGGGCGCTAATGAGCACTAAGGCTGAATATGTAGATGCTTTTGTTGCGGTCAGCGATTTTTATGCAAGTGTTTCCCTTGAAAAAATGAACATTTCCAAAGAGAAGCTGTTCACTAACCATTTAGGTATTGATCCGGAAGAATATAAATATATTGCTGTTGATCAGAAAGAACGCAACATTGGATATATCTCCCGAATGTGTGAAGCCAATGGTTTCGACATTATAGTGGAAGCCTTTATTCAACTAAAAAAAGATCCGGCTTTCGACGATGTGAAACTGATTTTAACCGGTGGATCAACAGGTGAGGACAAAGCTCTAATCAAACAAGTCCGACAAAAATTAAAGCAGGCAGATTTAACAGAACAGGTGGTGTTTCATGACGATTTTGATGGAGCAGGCAGGCATGAATTCTTCTCAAAGGTCAGATTAATTTCCGTTCCTGTGCGAAACGGGGAGGCCTTTGGTTTGTATTTGCTGGAGAGTATGGCTTCGGGTGTACCCGTTGTACAACCTAGCTTGGGTGCCTTTCCCGAAATTGTTGGAAAATCAGGGGGCGGTGTCATTTATGAAAACAACAGTCCGGAAACACTAGCCTTAGCTTTGAAAGATCTTTTAGTTGCGGATGACCAATTACAAGAACTATCCGCTAATGCGCGAAAAGGGGTGGAAAAGGAATTTAATATCTACGCTCAGGCAGATAAGCTTATTGGTATTTACAAACAATTTTTAGAGAATAATAAATTGTCAGTTCAGTAA